The Brassica napus cultivar Da-Ae chromosome C7, Da-Ae, whole genome shotgun sequence genome has a segment encoding these proteins:
- the LOC106410463 gene encoding DELLA protein RGA1-like, whose amino-acid sequence MKRDLHQFQGPNHGTSIAGSSTSSPAVFGKDKMMMVKEEEDDELLGVLGYKVRSSEMAEVALKLEQLETMMGNVQEDGLAHLATDTVHYNPAELYSWLDNMLTELNPPAASGSSGVNQILPSPEVNNNSFFAGGGDYDLKAIPGSAICRGSNQFAVDSLNNKRLKPCSSPDSMVTSPSPAGVIGTTVTTTTASESTRPLILVDSQDNGVRLVHALMACAEAVQSSNLTLAEALVKQIGFLAVSQAGAMRKVATYFAEALARRIYRLSPPQTQIDHSLSDTLQMHFYETCPYLKFAHFTANQAILEAFEGKKRVHVIDFSMNQGLQWPALMQALALREGGPPSFRLTGIGPPAADNSDHLHEVGCKLAQLAEAIHVEFEYRGFVANSLADLDASMLELRPSETESVAVNSVFELHKLLGRPGGIEKVFGVVKQIKPVIFTVVEQESNHNGPVFLDRFTESLHYYSTLFDSLEGAPSSQDKVMSEVYLGKQICNLVACEGPDRVERHETLSQWSNRFGSSGFAPAHLGSNAFKQASTLLALFNGGEGYRVEENNGCLMLSWHTRPLITTSAWKLSAVH is encoded by the coding sequence ATGAAGAGAGATCTTCATCAGTTCCAAGGTCCCAACCACGGGACATCAATCGCCGGTTCTTCCACTTCTTCCCCGGCGGTTTTTGGTAAAGACAAGATGATGATggttaaggaagaagaagacgacgagCTTCTAGGAGTCTTGGGTTACAAGGTCAGGTCGTCGGAGATGGCTGAGGTTGCGTTGAAACTCGAGCAGCTTGAGACAATGATGGGTAATGTTCAAGAAGACGGTTTAGCTCATCTCGCGACGGATACTGTTCATTACAACCCTGCTGAGCTCTACTCTTGGCTTGATAACATGCTCACGGAGCTTAACCCACCCGCTGCGTCCGGGTCTAGTGGTGTGAATCAGATTCTTCCTTCCCCGGAGGTTAATAATAACTCGTTCTTCGCCGGAGGCGGCGATTACGACCTCAAAGCTATTCCCGGAAGCGCGATTTGCAGGGGATCTAATCAGTTCGCCGTCGATTCGTTGAATAATAAACGGTTGAAACCATGCTCGAGCCCTGATTCGATGGTTACATCTCCATCACCTGCTGGAGTTATAGGAACGACGGTTACCACAACAACCGCGAGCGAGTCAACTCGTCCTTTAATCCTGGTCGACTCGCAGGACAACGGCGTGCGTCTAGTCCACGCGCTTATGGCCTGTGCGGAAGCCGTGCAGAGCAGCAACTTGACTCTAGCGGAGGCTCTCGTTAAGCAGATTGGGTTCTTGGCCGTGTCTCAAGCCGGAGCCATGAGGAAGGTCGCCACGTACTTCGCCGAAGCTCTCGCGCGGCGGATCTACCGCCTCTCTCCGCCGCAGACTCAGATTGACCATTCTCTCTCCGATACTCTCCAGATGCACTTCTACGAGACGTGCCCTTACCTCAAGTTCGCTCACTTCACGGCGAATCAAGCCATCCTCGAGGCTTTCGAAGGGAAGAAGAGAGTCCACGTCATCGATTTCTCGATGAACCAAGGGCTTCAGTGGCCCGCGCTTATGCAAGCCCTCGCGTTGAGAGAAGGAGGTCCTCCGAGTTTCAGGTTAACCGGAATTGGTCCTCCCGCGGCGGATAACTCCGATCATCTCCACGAAGTTGGATGTAAGTTGGCTCAGCTCGCAGAGGCGATTCACGTCGAGTTTGAGTACCGTGGCTTTGTTGCTAACAGCTTAGCCGATCTCGACGCGTCGATGCTTGAGCTTAGACCGAGCGAAACCGAATCTGTGGCGGTTAACTCCGTTTTCGAGCTCCACAAGCTCCTAGGCCGTCCCGGTGGGATAGAGAAAGTCTTCGGCGTTGTGAAACAGATTAAACCGGTGATTTTCACGGTGGTTGAGCAAGAATCGAATCATAACGGTCCGGTTTTCTTAGACCGGTTTACTGAATCGCTGCATTACTATTCGACCTTGTTTGATTCCTTGGAAGGAGCTCCGAGTAGCCAAGACAAAGTCATGTCGGAAGTTTACTTAGGGAAACAGATTTGCAATCTGGTGGCTTGCGAAGGTCCGGACCGTGTCGAGAGACATGAGACGCTGAGTCAATGGTCGAACCGGTTCGGTTCGTCCGGTTTTGCGCCGGCGCATCTCGGGTCTAACGCGTTTAAGCAAGCGAGTACGCTTTTGGCTTTGTTTAATGGAGGCGAAGGTTATCGTGTGGAGGAGAATAATGGGTGTTTGATGTTGAGCTGGCACACACGACCGCTCATAACAACCTCCGCTTGGAAGCTCTCGGCGGTGCACTGA